From the genome of Leptodactylus fuscus isolate aLepFus1 chromosome 1, aLepFus1.hap2, whole genome shotgun sequence, one region includes:
- the CETN3 gene encoding centrin-3 — protein MSLAVRTDLAVDKTKKKKKRELTEEQKQEIKDAFDLFDTDKDKAIDYHELKVAMRALGFDVKKADVLKILKDYDSEATGRITFDDFNEVVTDLILDRDPQEEMLKAFKLFDDDDSGKISLRNLRRVARELGENMTDEELRAMIEEFDKDGDGEINLQEFISIMAGDE, from the exons atgagccTGGCTGTGAG aacTGATTTAGCTGTTgacaaaacaaaaaagaagaaaaaaagggaaCTTACTGAAGAACAGAAGCAAGAAATCAAAGATGCATTTGATCTGTTTGATACTGACAAAGACAAAGCAATAGACTATCATGAATTAAAG GTGGCCATGCGAGCGCTTGGGTTTGATGTTAAGAAGGCAGATGTATTAAAAATCCTGAAAGATTACGATAGTGAAGCAACAGGGAGGATTACATTTGATGATTTTAATGAAGTTG tGACAGACTTAATATTAGACCGCGATCCCCAAGAAGAGATGCTGAAAGCTTTTAAACTATTTGATGACGACGATTCAggaaaaataagtttgagaaatcTCCGTCGAGTTGCCAGAGAACTTGGTGAGAACATGACAGATGAAGAACTAAGAGCTATGATTGAGGAGTTCGACAAAGATGGTGATGGAGAAA taAATCTACAAGAATTCATTTCCATTATGGCCGGTGACGAATAA